The following proteins come from a genomic window of Nostoc sp. ATCC 53789:
- a CDS encoding recombinase family protein, whose amino-acid sequence MNNKISSTHLERRAVVYLRQSTPNQVEFHRESTERQYALADRALTLGWDKSQIEVLDSDLGKSGQTTTGREDFHRLMAAVGLGEVGAVLALEASRFSRSQADWHKLLDICALTDTLVIDHDGIYDPNDFNDRVILGFKGTWSHTELHGMRLRLQGAKLNKAKKGELRCSPPTGYVYDPEGKLVLDPDEGVVAAIQLAFQQFRELRTAFKVMRYFCVNQIPFPRRRWRPGDIGTLHWGPANLSRITALLHNPTYTGTYVYGRRRSFNVIEAGQIKKVKIQQLPQEEWKVIIHNAHEAYISWPEYLYNCERLRRNCPISLSDGCPGTPREGFALLQGLVICGKCGRRMSPRYHGTGGCRAAYECTQARKQDGSMGVCWTVAGAAIDTAVAAHVLSAFTDEQLDISLAVLSELENIADEADKTWQLRLERARYEADRAFRQYDATEPENRLVARTLERRWNEKLQQLAELEEAYQKARLVQRLELTAVQRQQILQLANDIPTLWRASTTTNLERKEILGLLVKQVAITPIDAPSRSTRVQILWHTGVTSELIATRPTNAEKFRTPNQVIQLIKELAVGRTDSEIAYELNRRGLVGGKGQAFTKKGVAWIRWKFGIEKPLSNPQVAHLGVSPEGYYSTSALAEKLGVGIHTVYYWRDKGIIQAFQETPRSPWWYIVTPEVLETLREKIRRVPVKSE is encoded by the coding sequence ATGAATAATAAAATTAGTTCAACCCATCTGGAACGCCGTGCTGTTGTGTATTTAAGACAGTCAACACCCAATCAGGTAGAATTTCACCGTGAAAGTACTGAGAGACAATATGCCCTAGCTGACCGTGCATTAACCTTGGGTTGGGACAAGAGTCAAATTGAAGTATTGGATAGTGACCTTGGTAAAAGTGGTCAAACGACAACAGGACGCGAAGATTTTCATCGACTAATGGCTGCTGTTGGTTTAGGGGAGGTGGGGGCTGTTTTGGCTCTCGAAGCTTCAAGATTTTCTCGTTCCCAAGCAGATTGGCATAAACTTTTAGATATCTGTGCCCTAACGGATACCTTGGTAATTGACCACGATGGGATTTACGACCCAAATGATTTTAATGACCGAGTGATACTGGGGTTTAAGGGAACTTGGAGCCACACGGAACTACATGGTATGCGCTTACGGTTACAAGGAGCCAAACTCAATAAAGCTAAAAAAGGCGAACTGCGCTGTTCTCCACCTACTGGCTATGTCTACGACCCAGAAGGAAAATTGGTGCTAGACCCAGATGAGGGTGTAGTTGCCGCAATACAGTTAGCCTTTCAACAGTTCCGCGAACTGAGAACGGCGTTTAAGGTGATGCGCTACTTTTGTGTAAACCAAATTCCTTTCCCAAGAAGACGTTGGCGACCTGGGGATATTGGTACACTTCATTGGGGGCCAGCCAACCTGAGTCGTATAACTGCCCTACTGCACAACCCAACTTACACAGGAACATACGTGTATGGTAGACGACGCAGTTTTAATGTAATTGAGGCTGGGCAAATAAAGAAGGTTAAAATCCAGCAACTACCCCAAGAAGAATGGAAAGTAATCATCCACAACGCTCATGAAGCTTACATTAGTTGGCCAGAGTATTTATATAATTGTGAGCGACTCAGACGCAATTGCCCAATTTCTTTATCAGATGGATGTCCAGGCACACCTAGAGAGGGCTTTGCTCTCCTCCAAGGTTTAGTAATTTGTGGTAAATGCGGTCGTCGGATGAGTCCTCGCTACCACGGTACTGGTGGTTGTAGAGCAGCTTACGAATGTACTCAAGCTCGAAAACAAGATGGTAGTATGGGTGTTTGTTGGACTGTAGCTGGAGCAGCAATTGATACAGCCGTCGCTGCTCATGTGTTGTCAGCTTTTACCGACGAGCAACTAGACATTTCCCTTGCTGTGCTATCTGAACTTGAAAATATTGCAGACGAGGCAGATAAAACATGGCAACTGCGACTGGAAAGGGCACGTTACGAAGCTGACAGAGCTTTTCGACAATATGATGCAACCGAGCCAGAAAATCGTTTAGTAGCCCGTACACTAGAAAGGCGATGGAATGAAAAATTACAACAGTTAGCAGAGTTAGAAGAGGCATACCAAAAAGCACGTCTTGTACAACGCCTGGAATTAACAGCAGTGCAACGGCAACAAATTTTACAGTTAGCCAACGATATTCCCACACTTTGGCGCGCCAGTACTACTACAAATCTTGAGCGTAAAGAAATACTAGGGTTGTTAGTAAAACAGGTTGCTATCACCCCAATTGATGCTCCCTCTCGTTCCACTCGTGTCCAAATACTCTGGCACACAGGAGTTACAAGTGAGTTGATTGCGACACGCCCAACAAATGCAGAAAAATTCCGAACACCCAACCAAGTCATTCAGCTCATTAAAGAATTAGCTGTGGGTAGAACTGATAGCGAAATTGCTTATGAACTGAATCGCCGAGGTTTGGTGGGTGGTAAAGGACAGGCTTTTACGAAAAAAGGTGTCGCCTGGATTCGTTGGAAGTTTGGGATTGAAAAGCCTTTAAGTAACCCACAAGTAGCACACTTAGGGGTTAGCCCAGAAGGTTATTATTCTACCAGTGCCCTGGCTGAAAAACTTGGTGTTGGAATTCATACTGTCTATTACTGGCGAGACAAAGGAATTATTCAGGCATTCCAAGAAACTCCAAGAAGTCCTTGGTGGTATATAGTCACACCCGAAGTTTTAGAGACTTTACGTGAAAAAATCCGCCGTGTACCAGTTAAATCTGAATAA
- a CDS encoding Y4bD/Y4pK family protein — translation MHILLGIAKLYPLWLEQYSKTAHNFKSLLGSCVTIINPIHPLCGQSVVIQQIRKVGQETKVTVESPLGGFLSLPATETDLWTQQAFTVQTVGKFLPEKLLRLSEWVARRSQIITSESACVLDDIEVEHKKKDEKKASTSDHSTQKRRKAKSPHKANSTVSGQNTLHSTHRESDNQE, via the coding sequence GTGCATATTTTGCTAGGCATTGCCAAGCTCTATCCGCTATGGTTGGAACAGTACAGTAAGACTGCACATAACTTCAAGTCACTTTTGGGAAGTTGTGTCACCATCATCAATCCTATCCACCCGTTATGTGGTCAGTCAGTTGTAATACAGCAAATTCGTAAAGTTGGACAAGAGACTAAAGTAACTGTAGAAAGTCCTTTAGGAGGATTTCTGTCTCTACCAGCAACGGAAACCGACCTATGGACACAGCAAGCTTTTACAGTCCAAACAGTCGGGAAGTTTTTACCTGAGAAACTACTGCGATTAAGCGAATGGGTAGCTCGGCGATCGCAAATTATAACGTCTGAATCTGCTTGTGTTCTTGATGATATTGAAGTCGAACACAAGAAAAAAGATGAGAAAAAAGCATCTACTAGCGACCACTCAACCCAAAAACGAAGAAAGGCTAAGTCGCCTCATAAAGCTAACAGCACGGTTAGTGGACAAAATACTCTCCACTCAACACACAGAGAAAGCGATAACCAGGAGTAA
- a CDS encoding IS630 family transposase, whose amino-acid sequence MAGRQKTYKVQLTEEEKELLQQQANARKTGQSKGKRAKIILTTAENSDWTDAQIAQNIGCSQALVRKWRKRWCQTRSLEEAPRPGRPRIFEAIIRAKVTAFALRVAAGIACSNPTDFDLPLARWSCSDIAAHLVTLGIVVSIATSTVWRWLKSERIKPWRFHTWMHRIDDNFVAKATPVLKLYAQAKFLIKAGFWVVCVDEKTSIQARSGLHPNIGAGVKQPVHFAARYARKGATHLFAALSVADGLIYGCCRPTKTFLDFQGFLLEVLIPEAIRRGMRHIYLILDNGSTHAPKQLQAWLNQKQKEDGWNFTVEVVWLPKYASWLDQIEIWFSILQRKLLTPNDFPDLKTLQQRITDFIVRHNDSAQPIKWSYTVAQMMEKFATN is encoded by the coding sequence ATGGCTGGTCGGCAAAAAACCTACAAGGTGCAGCTAACAGAAGAGGAAAAAGAACTGTTGCAGCAGCAAGCGAATGCCCGAAAAACAGGGCAAAGCAAAGGCAAACGAGCCAAAATAATACTTACAACTGCTGAAAATTCAGATTGGACAGATGCTCAAATTGCTCAAAATATCGGCTGTTCACAAGCCCTTGTTCGGAAATGGCGCAAACGTTGGTGTCAAACTCGTAGTCTAGAAGAAGCACCCCGTCCAGGTCGTCCTCGGATATTTGAAGCAATTATACGAGCAAAAGTTACTGCGTTCGCGCTTCGCGTTGCCGCAGGCATCGCTTGCAGCAACCCAACGGATTTTGATCTTCCCTTGGCGAGGTGGAGTTGTAGCGATATTGCAGCACATCTAGTCACGCTAGGCATTGTAGTATCCATAGCGACTTCAACAGTCTGGCGATGGCTAAAATCTGAGCGGATAAAACCTTGGCGGTTTCATACTTGGATGCATCGGATTGATGATAATTTTGTTGCAAAAGCAACCCCTGTACTTAAACTGTATGCTCAGGCAAAATTTTTGATTAAAGCTGGATTCTGGGTGGTATGTGTGGATGAAAAAACTTCCATCCAAGCACGATCCGGCTTACATCCAAATATTGGGGCAGGTGTCAAACAACCAGTTCACTTTGCAGCCAGATATGCCCGAAAAGGAGCAACACATCTTTTTGCGGCTTTGAGCGTTGCTGATGGTCTGATTTATGGTTGTTGTCGCCCAACAAAAACATTCCTTGATTTTCAAGGATTTCTTTTAGAAGTATTGATACCAGAAGCCATTCGTCGGGGTATGCGCCATATTTATTTAATCCTTGACAACGGCTCTACCCATGCCCCAAAACAATTACAGGCTTGGTTGAATCAGAAGCAAAAAGAAGACGGTTGGAATTTTACGGTGGAAGTGGTCTGGCTACCAAAATATGCTTCATGGTTAGATCAAATTGAAATTTGGTTCAGCATTTTACAACGTAAATTACTGACTCCAAATGATTTTCCTGACCTCAAGACCTTACAGCAACGTATAACTGATTTCATCGTCCGTCACAATGATTCAGCCCAACCAATCAAATGGTCATATACAGTAGCCCAGATGATGGAGAAATTCGCTACGAATTAA